The Phragmites australis chromosome 15, lpPhrAust1.1, whole genome shotgun sequence genome window below encodes:
- the LOC133893697 gene encoding protein S40-5-like, whose product MAGVLEEEFDEGEVWDVLQDQAASTEAAALITTPPPRNRRGGNGKKAVSKDEGLRAATARMPMSKGRSSAPVAIPSGSSSRRGGGEEEEEDGAEMLPPHEWLARKMERMSTVSAPASPPEACRGRSKGREMRKVRDAVLPKTAFSEQ is encoded by the coding sequence ATGGCCGGAGTGCTGGAAGAAGAGTTCGACGAGGGAGAGGTGTGGGACGTGCTGCAGGATCAGGCCGCCAgcacggaggcggcggcgctcaTCACCACTCCTCCTCCGAGAAATAGGAGGGGTGGCAACGGCAAGAAGGCCGTGAGCAAGGACGAAGGCTTACGTGCTGCTACAGCGAGGATGCCGATGAGCAAGGGAAGGTCGTCGGCGCCGGTGGCCATTCCGTCCGGCAGCTCGTCGAGGCGTGGcggcggtgaggaggaggaggaggatggagcGGAGATGCTGCCTCCGCACGAGTGGCTGGCGAGAAAGATGGAGCGGATGAGCACGGTGTCCGCGCCGGCGTCTCCGCCGGAGGCGTGCAGGGGGAGGAGCAAGGGGAGGGAGATGAGGAAGGTCAGGGACGCGGTGCTCCCCAAGACCGCCTTCTCCGAGCAGTAG